One Candidatus Eisenbacteria bacterium genomic window, ATGAAACAGAATGAACTCTCCAGCACGATCGAGATCCGTGATGAGGTCGGTCAGGTCGTGGGCACGAAGGAAGTTGTTATGTACTCAAGCCTACTTTTAAAGGCACATGCCGAGGGGCTGACCCAAATCGAGACGAAACTTCTGCAGGTTCCTTCGGACGAGAACGGTCGAACCGCGATTGTCCAAGCGCTCGTCGAGACATCCAAAGGCAAGTTCCAGGCACTTGGAGATGCGTCACCTGACAACGTAGAGGCGATCATCATCCCCCACCTGATCCGTGCGGCCGAGACCCGAGCGAAGTCCCGTGCCCTCCGAGATGCCGTCAATATCGGTATCGTCTCCCACGAGGAGTTGGACGGCGACGGTTTCGCCCCTAACGGGCCGGACCCCGGATCGGGTGCCCAACCTGATTCGCCCCAGGAGGTTCCGCAGAACATTTCTGCAACTGGTAGTGATTCGGACTCGTCCATCACTGAGCCGCAGCAACGCTACCTCTTCCGGCTCCTCAAAGAGCAGGGGCTCAAAGGGAAGGCAGCCGAGGATCATCTCATGCAGGCGCTTGGGGTGCCCCTCCTGTCACAGGCGACCAAGCGAGCTGCTGGAGAGCTCATCAATCAACTTCTCAAAGAAGCCAACAGCGCTTCGGCGGAGGCAAGATGAGTGGCTTCCCTGTAAAAGTGCTCGAAAAAGGTGCCGTGTATCTCAATCGCTCCAGGAACCGGTGGAGGATTGAGCAACCTCAGGATGTCGCCAAAGCCTTCCGCGAAGCCATTGGAAAAGAGTCCCGGGAGGTCTTCATCGTCTTCCTTCTCTCCGCCCGTCACACCGTTCGTTATGTCTATGTCGTCTCTATCGGCACCCTGGACTCAAGCTTAGTCCATCCCCGTGAAGTGTTCGCTGAAGCTGTGAAAAGACGCGCTGCCGCCTTCATTGTCGCTCACAATCACCCGTCTGGAGATCCCAGTCCCTCTCCTGATGACGTACGAACGACAGAACGTCTGAAGAGGGCAGGTGAGCTACTGGGGATTCAACTCCTTGACCATGTGATTCTCGGAGATGCCGACTTTGTAAGCATGAAGGAACAGGGGGTGCTCTGATGACTGATATAAAACGAAAACCCTCTAACCTTATACAAAAACCTCAGGAGATTCCCCCGGATCACCCGCAATCTCG contains:
- the radC gene encoding DNA repair protein RadC, yielding MSGFPVKVLEKGAVYLNRSRNRWRIEQPQDVAKAFREAIGKESREVFIVFLLSARHTVRYVYVVSIGTLDSSLVHPREVFAEAVKRRAAAFIVAHNHPSGDPSPSPDDVRTTERLKRAGELLGIQLLDHVILGDADFVSMKEQGVL